One genomic window of Sporosarcina ureae includes the following:
- a CDS encoding ABC transporter ATP-binding protein, which produces MYLEIEGIEKSFPHKEKGTVKVLDNINLEIEKGQFVSIVGPSGCGKSTMLYLIAGLEKADCGKISINGKEVKGSGSDRVVVFQEAGLFPWLTVLDNVTYGLLLKKMSKKEAEQKAIEMLKMVHLGNYIDSYPHELSGGMKQRVSIARALVMEPDILLMDEPFAALDEQTRMVLHKELLDIWRKTKVTVLFITHNIREAVLLSQKIVVFATRPGKIKATFKSNDTKDGVMPSDVTLQLEKQILAELQEEIEKVLKEEMGDDYSFKTNSVSRDTSGDMGSHI; this is translated from the coding sequence ATGTATTTGGAAATTGAAGGCATTGAAAAGAGCTTTCCCCATAAGGAAAAGGGAACGGTCAAAGTACTAGATAATATCAATCTTGAAATAGAAAAAGGACAGTTTGTTTCCATTGTAGGTCCATCAGGTTGTGGAAAGTCCACTATGTTGTATTTGATTGCGGGACTGGAAAAAGCTGACTGTGGGAAGATCAGCATTAACGGAAAAGAAGTGAAAGGTTCAGGATCGGATCGAGTAGTCGTTTTTCAAGAAGCTGGATTATTTCCTTGGTTGACAGTACTCGATAACGTTACATACGGTTTACTTCTAAAGAAGATGTCGAAGAAAGAGGCCGAACAAAAAGCTATTGAAATGCTGAAGATGGTTCATTTAGGGAATTATATCGATTCCTATCCGCATGAATTATCAGGAGGAATGAAACAACGTGTATCCATCGCACGTGCGCTTGTGATGGAGCCCGATATCTTGTTAATGGATGAACCATTTGCCGCGTTGGATGAACAAACGCGCATGGTTCTTCATAAAGAGTTATTGGATATTTGGAGAAAAACGAAAGTAACCGTTCTTTTCATTACACATAATATTCGTGAAGCGGTATTACTATCGCAAAAGATTGTCGTGTTTGCGACACGTCCGGGGAAAATTAAAGCAACTTTCAAATCAAATGATACAAAAGATGGTGTCATGCCGAGTGACGTGACGTTGCAACTGGAAAAGCAAATTTTAGCTGAACTGCAAGAAGAAATAGAGAAAGTGTTGAAGGAGGAGATGGGCGATGACTACAGCTTTAAGACGAATAGTGTTTCTCGGGATACTAGTGGCGATATGGGAAGTCACATCTAG
- the cysK gene encoding cysteine synthase A has translation MKVVNNMAELIGETPLVKVRTLGETTGAEVYVKLEYFNPSRSVKDRAAYQMLVEAEKTGVLKSGATIIEPTSGNTGIGLAMNAAAKGYPAIFVMPDNSTIERINLMKAYGAKVVLTPSSERMPGAIAKANEISESIENSFIPMQFENQANPDSHRQTTAVEIIEAMQSIDRKLTAFVCTSGTGGTVTGTGESLKEHDPAITVHVVEPAGSPVLSGGKPGKHKLVGTSPGFIPTVLNTHVYDEIFRIEDDDAYTTVRQFAREGVLLGPSGGASLYAALQVAKRLTPEDTVVCIAPDSGERYLSSDLFQ, from the coding sequence ATGAAAGTAGTCAATAATATGGCGGAATTAATCGGAGAGACTCCGCTAGTAAAAGTACGGACGCTCGGTGAAACTACTGGCGCTGAGGTTTATGTAAAATTGGAGTATTTCAATCCAAGCCGCAGTGTAAAGGATCGCGCGGCTTATCAAATGCTAGTAGAAGCCGAAAAAACGGGTGTACTAAAATCCGGTGCCACGATTATTGAGCCTACGTCAGGCAACACGGGAATTGGCTTGGCCATGAATGCTGCAGCAAAAGGATACCCAGCCATTTTTGTTATGCCGGATAACTCGACGATTGAGCGCATTAACTTAATGAAAGCATATGGAGCGAAGGTTGTCTTAACACCTAGCTCAGAACGTATGCCAGGTGCGATCGCTAAAGCGAATGAAATCTCAGAGTCCATCGAAAATAGTTTTATTCCGATGCAGTTTGAAAATCAAGCAAATCCTGATAGTCATCGCCAGACGACGGCTGTAGAAATTATAGAAGCCATGCAATCAATCGATCGTAAATTGACGGCCTTTGTCTGTACGTCAGGAACGGGTGGTACGGTAACAGGAACAGGTGAATCATTAAAAGAACATGATCCAGCTATTACAGTTCATGTAGTTGAACCTGCAGGGTCACCGGTATTATCAGGTGGCAAACCAGGGAAACATAAACTGGTAGGTACAAGTCCTGGATTTATTCCAACTGTATTAAATACCCATGTCTACGATGAGATTTTCCGTATCGAAGATGATGACGCATACACAACCGTCAGACAGTTCGCAAGAGAAGGTGTTTTGCTCGGGCCATCAGGTGGTGCATCTCTCTATGCAGCATTACAAGTGGCTAAACGTTTGACTCCTGAAGATACAGTCGTTTGTATTGCGCCAGATTCTGGTGAACGATATTTATCAAGTGATTTATTTCAATAA
- a CDS encoding MFS transporter, whose translation MNNSSQTAVANPVFPIMIAIAVCHLFNDTLQAVIPAMLPILEKEYQFSYKQLGYIVFALNIVASLLQPVVGYLSDRKPKPFALPIGMTCSLIGMVGLALAPSYWLIIVSVMLLGLGSAVFHPEGSRVSFLAAGDKRGLSQSIYQVGGNSGQALAPLISAFVLVPLGQIGAAVFVLVAAAGIALLTRISLWYKKQLNEERLGRRKKVLLTTMESLSKRQITIALVLLMIIIFARSFYVTNITSFYIFYLIEYYGMTIQHGQLYIFLFLALGAVGTFFGGPMADRIGRKKVIVLSLVVPLPLSVLLPFAPVWGIILLLLTIGFFIMLSFSVTVIYAQELVPSKIGTMAGLTVGLAFGMGAIGAVAIGTLIDSIGIYQTMIITSFLPFIGLVGLALPRDQKITSAS comes from the coding sequence ATGAATAACTCATCACAAACTGCCGTAGCGAATCCGGTATTTCCCATCATGATTGCGATTGCGGTCTGTCACTTATTTAACGATACGCTACAGGCAGTGATTCCAGCAATGTTGCCGATTTTGGAAAAAGAATATCAATTTAGTTATAAACAATTAGGCTATATTGTTTTTGCTCTAAATATCGTAGCATCTTTACTTCAACCAGTTGTTGGGTATCTTAGTGATCGTAAACCCAAGCCGTTTGCGTTGCCGATTGGTATGACATGTTCTTTAATTGGAATGGTGGGACTCGCATTAGCACCAAGCTATTGGCTGATTATTGTATCTGTTATGTTGCTCGGTTTAGGGTCGGCGGTCTTTCATCCTGAAGGTTCTCGCGTGTCGTTTTTGGCAGCGGGTGACAAGCGCGGACTTTCTCAGTCGATCTATCAAGTAGGAGGTAATTCGGGACAAGCACTTGCACCTTTGATCAGTGCTTTCGTTCTCGTTCCTCTTGGCCAAATAGGGGCAGCCGTTTTTGTATTAGTAGCCGCTGCTGGCATTGCTTTACTAACTCGTATCTCGCTGTGGTATAAGAAACAGCTGAATGAAGAACGTTTAGGTAGGCGGAAGAAAGTATTATTAACAACGATGGAAAGTTTGTCAAAAAGACAAATCACCATTGCGCTAGTATTATTAATGATTATTATATTTGCGCGTTCATTCTATGTGACGAATATTACGAGCTTCTATATTTTCTATTTGATTGAATACTATGGCATGACGATTCAGCATGGCCAGTTGTATATTTTCTTATTCTTAGCTCTAGGCGCTGTCGGAACGTTTTTCGGTGGACCCATGGCAGACAGAATAGGACGAAAAAAAGTGATCGTCTTATCGCTTGTCGTGCCATTACCACTTAGTGTATTGCTTCCGTTTGCTCCCGTTTGGGGAATCATTTTATTATTACTCACGATCGGATTTTTTATTATGCTGAGTTTTTCTGTCACGGTGATTTACGCGCAAGAACTCGTGCCTTCTAAAATTGGCACGATGGCGGGACTAACTGTAGGATTAGCGTTTGGAATGGGTGCCATCGGTGCAGTTGCGATCGGAACGCTTATTGACTCGATTGGTATTTATCAAACGATGATTATCACGTCATTCTTGCCATTCATTGGTCTGGTTGGATTAGCTTTACCTCGTGATCAAAAGATTACATCAGCTTCATAA
- a CDS encoding PaaI family thioesterase, with protein sequence MKEYVTHAIQDSYADDFSWCYGCGRLNEEGNHFRTGWEGEQTVTYSLPPKKYTAIPGFVYGGFLASFMDCHGTGSCALALHRKNGHEPGDGSVPPRFVTASLQITYSKPTPQGKVLKAIGNVTEIHPKKWKVAVEIYAEDELCATGEVVGVVMPTTFTK encoded by the coding sequence ATGAAAGAATATGTTACACATGCGATTCAGGACAGTTATGCGGATGATTTTTCTTGGTGCTATGGTTGCGGACGACTCAATGAGGAAGGAAATCATTTCCGAACTGGTTGGGAAGGAGAGCAAACCGTTACGTATTCATTACCACCTAAAAAATATACGGCAATTCCAGGATTTGTGTATGGTGGATTTCTTGCTTCATTTATGGATTGCCATGGCACAGGATCTTGTGCACTTGCCCTACATCGAAAAAATGGTCATGAACCTGGAGACGGGTCTGTACCGCCACGCTTTGTGACAGCTTCCTTGCAGATTACATACAGTAAGCCAACTCCACAAGGAAAAGTATTGAAAGCAATTGGAAACGTCACCGAAATTCATCCGAAGAAGTGGAAAGTAGCTGTAGAAATTTATGCTGAGGATGAATTATGCGCCACTGGAGAAGTGGTGGGAGTCGTCATGCCTACTACATTCACAAAGTAA
- the pepF gene encoding oligoendopeptidase F produces the protein MAKSLPKRAQVNEQETWNLQTLFENEQDYEKAVKDAETAATAFEKNYKGTIIDSTSAIVALDAYRSLQEKLVKISSYAELTASVDLTNDEAQMRESKWSSIAAKIGSQTSFMMSELTALSEETLQQASKQSGEYATVFDKIIREKPYQLHPEVEKTLAAFSSSFQAPYSMYNTTKMADIDFPDFTADGKTYPLSYVSFEGKWESEPKTLIRRAAFKTFSDTLRKYQHTTAKTYDMHVQMEKTTSDLRGYDSVIDFLLMEQDVDRSMYNRQIDVIMEELAPHMRKYAKLLQKIYNLDEITFADLKMPIDPLYEPSITVEESKKYMNDALAVMGDNYLDMVNRAYSERWIDFAQNEGKSTGAFCASPYGNGSFILISWTGSMEDVFVLAHELGHAGHFHYAHGAQNLFNSESSLYFIEAPSTMNEMLMANHLLKNSADPKFKRWVLSSIVARTYYHNFVTHLLEAAFQRKVYERVDAGGNVNATILNDLKRGVLEEFWGDSVKINDGAELTWMRQPHYYMGLYPYTYSAGLTISTEMAKRVLIEGKPAVEDWLNTLRAGGSKKPAELAKMAGIDITTDKPLRDTISYIGELIDEIEKLTQEIEAQ, from the coding sequence TTGGCGAAAAGCTTACCTAAACGTGCACAAGTTAACGAACAAGAAACGTGGAATTTACAAACCTTATTTGAAAATGAACAGGACTACGAGAAAGCAGTAAAAGATGCTGAAACGGCAGCAACCGCTTTTGAGAAAAATTATAAAGGCACGATCATAGATTCAACTTCGGCTATTGTAGCATTGGATGCCTATCGCAGTTTACAAGAGAAGCTCGTCAAGATTTCTAGTTATGCTGAGCTGACAGCAAGTGTGGATTTAACAAATGACGAGGCGCAAATGAGAGAGAGTAAATGGAGTTCAATTGCCGCAAAAATCGGCAGCCAAACTTCCTTCATGATGAGTGAGTTAACAGCGCTTTCCGAGGAGACTTTGCAACAAGCTAGTAAACAGTCTGGGGAGTATGCAACTGTATTCGATAAAATTATTCGGGAAAAACCGTATCAATTACATCCTGAAGTAGAGAAGACACTCGCTGCATTCTCTTCTTCTTTCCAAGCACCTTATTCGATGTATAATACAACGAAAATGGCAGACATCGACTTCCCTGACTTCACTGCAGATGGAAAAACCTATCCACTGAGCTATGTTTCATTTGAAGGGAAATGGGAGTCCGAACCAAAAACATTGATAAGACGTGCTGCGTTTAAAACATTCAGCGATACATTGCGTAAATATCAACACACAACCGCCAAAACATATGACATGCATGTGCAGATGGAGAAAACGACTTCTGACTTACGTGGGTATGACTCTGTTATTGACTTTTTATTGATGGAACAAGACGTGGATCGTTCTATGTATAATCGTCAAATCGATGTGATTATGGAAGAACTCGCACCACATATGCGAAAGTATGCAAAACTCCTTCAGAAAATTTATAATCTCGACGAAATAACGTTTGCGGACTTAAAAATGCCGATTGATCCGTTATATGAACCTTCCATTACAGTGGAGGAATCGAAGAAGTATATGAATGATGCGCTTGCTGTTATGGGAGATAATTATCTTGACATGGTGAACCGTGCCTATTCCGAACGCTGGATTGATTTTGCTCAAAATGAAGGAAAATCCACAGGTGCATTTTGTGCGAGTCCTTATGGCAACGGTTCATTTATCTTGATCTCTTGGACAGGCAGCATGGAAGATGTCTTTGTACTAGCGCATGAATTAGGTCATGCCGGTCATTTCCACTACGCTCATGGAGCGCAAAACCTGTTTAATTCGGAATCGTCACTGTACTTTATTGAAGCCCCTTCTACGATGAATGAAATGCTAATGGCCAATCACTTATTGAAGAATTCCGCTGATCCGAAATTCAAGCGTTGGGTACTGTCTTCCATTGTGGCACGAACGTATTACCATAACTTCGTGACACATTTACTTGAAGCAGCGTTCCAGCGTAAAGTGTACGAACGAGTGGATGCAGGTGGAAATGTCAATGCAACTATCTTGAACGATTTGAAGCGCGGCGTACTCGAAGAATTCTGGGGCGATAGCGTGAAAATAAATGATGGTGCAGAACTGACTTGGATGCGTCAACCTCACTATTATATGGGCTTATATCCGTACACATATAGTGCAGGATTGACCATTTCTACTGAAATGGCAAAACGCGTATTAATAGAAGGAAAACCAGCTGTTGAAGACTGGCTCAATACTCTGCGTGCAGGTGGTTCAAAAAAACCGGCTGAACTTGCAAAAATGGCGGGAATCGACATCACAACAGACAAACCGTTGCGCGATACGATTTCATATATTGGTGAGTTAATAGATGAAATTGAGAAACTAACGCAAGAAATTGAAGCACAGTAA
- a CDS encoding LLM class flavin-dependent oxidoreductase, with amino-acid sequence MNELIREQAKHFSGIPLSILDLAMINEGSHAGQSFKNSVDLAQHAEDWGFNRYWLAEHHNMPGVASSATSIIIGHVAQMTKDIRVGSGGVMLPNHAPLVIAEQFGTLDAMYPGRIDLGLGRAPGSDQATAYALRRTLQSGGEDFPQQVEELRTYFAGNPTDRVRAFPGAGQNVPIWLLGSSGFSAQLSAELGLPFSFASHFAPQFMMQALQIYHQNFRPSKDLQKPYAMMGVNLIAADTDEKAQYLATSMQQQFLNIRQGKMAQFTPPIEDIHAAWSPFEQEAVAQQSEAPSVIIGSPETVKRKLEEFVEMTKADELIISSGIFDHKERLRSYEILSEIMK; translated from the coding sequence ACTTTAGCGGGATTCCGTTATCGATATTAGACTTAGCCATGATCAATGAAGGCAGTCATGCAGGACAGTCATTTAAGAACAGTGTAGATCTTGCGCAGCATGCAGAAGATTGGGGATTCAATCGTTACTGGTTAGCTGAGCATCATAATATGCCAGGAGTTGCAAGTTCCGCTACATCTATCATCATTGGACATGTAGCGCAGATGACAAAAGATATTCGAGTAGGTTCTGGCGGTGTCATGTTGCCGAACCACGCACCACTGGTCATTGCCGAACAGTTCGGTACACTGGATGCTATGTATCCGGGGCGTATTGATTTGGGGCTAGGCCGTGCACCTGGAAGTGACCAGGCGACGGCGTATGCACTTCGCCGTACATTACAAAGCGGTGGAGAAGACTTCCCACAACAAGTGGAGGAATTACGTACGTACTTTGCAGGTAATCCGACTGATCGCGTTCGAGCATTTCCAGGGGCAGGGCAGAACGTCCCGATTTGGTTGCTAGGTTCAAGCGGCTTTAGTGCTCAATTATCTGCTGAACTCGGTTTGCCATTTTCTTTCGCCAGTCACTTTGCACCGCAGTTTATGATGCAGGCACTGCAAATTTATCATCAAAACTTCCGACCGTCAAAAGATCTTCAAAAGCCTTATGCGATGATGGGCGTTAATTTAATCGCGGCGGATACGGATGAAAAGGCACAATACTTGGCTACATCCATGCAGCAACAGTTCTTAAATATCCGTCAAGGTAAGATGGCGCAATTTACACCTCCAATTGAAGACATTCATGCGGCATGGTCACCATTTGAGCAAGAAGCCGTTGCGCAGCAAAGTGAGGCGCCATCTGTCATTATTGGTAGCCCTGAAACTGTGAAACGAAAGCTAGAAGAGTTCGTGGAAATGACAAAAGCGGATGAGCTGATCATCAGTTCAGGAATCTTCGATCATAAAGAACGACTTCGTTCATATGAAATCCTAAGTGAAATAATGAAGTAA